The following is a genomic window from Sorex araneus isolate mSorAra2 chromosome 10, mSorAra2.pri, whole genome shotgun sequence.
TTATCAGATACTTTGCATCTGGGGAAATGATTTAGAACCAACTATGAAAATGGTCTCTCCTTTTACAGGAATACTAGAAGATTACCTTCGAAAACTTCCTTCAAAAAAgtaagggagggaaagaaagagacaaagacagagagagagataatgaaAAAGAGGCAAAATCAATTCTAAATTACAATTATAAGTATACTAAATACATTTCAAGAGAAATTCACTATATGAAACCAACATTAATACAGTAAGTGAAGACAGTTAAAGATATCTGGTATTTCTTGGTCCTGGAAATTGAGACTCTTCAAATCTCCTTCTGTTGTTAGAATCGTCTTTATCTTCCATAGCACCCTTAGAGATGCTTCTCTCAATTTATTGGTTCctacgtttgtcttgcacttggttgacctgggtttgatttctccacctccctcggagaacccagcaagctactgagagtatttcgcccccacagcagagcctggcaaagctacccgtggcgtattcagtatgcccaaaacagtaacaacaagtctcgcaatggagacgttactggtgcccgctggagcaaatcaatgagcaatgggatgacagtgatacagtgatacagaattagAATAAATGAATGGGTTGAAGGATAAATTAGAGCTATCAGCTCCCCAACCAACACAGCTAGTTCACTCTCTGGTATAAACTAGCTGGAGGTGGCTGTGAGAAAGGCCAAACAGTAGACAATGAACAGGAGGAGGAAGGTGATGACAGTTTTCATGGCTCCCAAGTGGGCATCTCTGCTTGGGTCTCTGTGTCCGCTGGCACTGAGCTGCATCTTCCTGGTGTGCTTCCACAGGGAGAGGATCAAGAGGCAAAAGGAGACCAGTGACATAGAAACAGGAAATATTGTTAAAAGGTTGAGAAATATCTTGGTGGACTCATATTGAGCTTTATTTACACTGCACTTCAATGTTCCGTTTCTTCTCTTCTTTACCTTGATACAGACCTAAAATCATCACTAAACTTCTCAGTGACAGCAAAACTGATCAACACAGAGAGGGCCACGCACTCCAGCAGGATCCTAAGAACCACCCAGTCGATTCTCCACTTCATCCAGTGGAAAAGGGAATGCGTGAAATTAGCTATCTTgaggaaatatttgtatttgtcattgcacagaagagcctagcaagctccctgtggcatattggatatgccaaatacagtaacaataacaggtctcaattCCCTGACGCTGAAAATttcctccaatccttgggaaaagtgggtaaggagaggctgctaaaatctcaggaccgggacaagtggagactttactggagctcactcaagtaaatcgatgaaccatgggatgataagtgataagGAAATAGAAGAGACTGAGGCAGGTGGCAAACCCCACACTGAGATGGTTGGTGAGTGTCCAGAAGAAGTCAATGAATTCATTTGTCTACTGGCAGTGTAGACATTTGGGTACTGCACCAACATAAAGTGGTCTAACATTATTACTCACagtagccagattctggaaataGCCAGACACGTGAGAATTAAATCAATGGAGGCCATCTTCCTTTCCTTCATCCAGCCCAAGCAGTTTACCAGTGCAATAAAGGCGTTCCCTAAGATTCCCATGGAGAATTCCCCAGCTGCTATGATCACTAACGTGCTGTTCCCCTCACCTGGCATATTAAAATGCAGAAATATCCAATTCCTTTCTAACTGAACGAATGGAGTTCTACGTCTATACCTACTTCTTCGGTTTTACTGTAATTCTGTCTTCTGATAGAAACTGGGTGGTCTTTTTTCCATTGGTGCATTTTTCCATGGGTCAAAGGAAAATCTTAAAGGAATTAAATTAACttatacatttttaacatttgaaatGAAAAGACAAGAAGTGTGAGCTCTGATTCCTGAAAGAAGGTGAATGAATAGAACTAAGAATGTCTGTGGTAGAAAGAGACATAAAGGATGCCTTGACTCCCATATCAGTGACAAGTATTCAGAGCAAatggaagaaatggataaatttaatGAACCTATAAGAAACTTGACACCAGGATTAGCTTTTAGAGTTCATTTTATGAAGCTACTAATTTACCTTAGGCAGGCCCTTCCTCCCTAACCCCCACCACATCTCAATAACCTGACAAATGCTTGTTTCAGCTTGCTATTtccaataattaaaataaggGAGTGGCCAGAGGGGTAGAGAATCACTATAATCTTTCCAAGCCCAGAAACTAACTTTCCATTCATTAAGTCACTGTAAGTTACTAAAAGACAAGCCGCATAGTATacgaaaaggaggaggagaaaagaagtcaCATTTTTCATGGCTGTAATATGGGCTTCTGTGCTGGGGTCTCTCCAGCCTGTAACATTGAGTTTCATGTGCTTGGTGTGTCTCCACAGAGACAAAattaacaggaaaaaagaaatcagtgacACAGTCACTGGGACAACTGCCAAAAGGTTAGAGAGGACTGATgggttgaaatatttaatttcactcacatgaaatatttcagtgatgtttctttgatgttttgtaaatctataactgtgtTCATAATAATTCAGTTTTGCTGTCAGAAGGCCACTCAAGGAGCAAATGGCCAAGCCTGCCAGCAACATCCAGAAAATCGCTCTGTCAATCCTCCATTTTAACCAGAGAAAAAGTGGACTGGAGAAATTCGCTATCTTCAGTAAATAGAAGACGTTGAGGCAGGTGGCAAACCACAAACTCGAGTAGTTGATGGATACCCAGGCGGCACTGAATACTATCACTAGTTTATCCTCTCCATAAAGCTCTGGGTAGAGTATCAGT
Proteins encoded in this region:
- the LOC101555474 gene encoding taste receptor type 2 member 8-like — translated: MFTKEDIILAIIMAGESMIGMLANGYIGLMFWIDSVKKKKTPSLNYILTSLAISRICLLFIIVVDDIVLILYPELYGEDKLVIVFSAAWVSINYSSLWFATCLNVFYLLKIANFSSPLFLWLKWRIDRAIFWMLLAGLAICSLSGLLTAKLNYYEHSYRFTKHQRNITEIFHVSEIKYFNPSVLSNLLAVVPVTVSLISFFLLILSLWRHTKHMKLNVTGWRDPSTEAHITAMKNVTSFLLLLFVYYAACLLVTYSDLMNGKLVSGLGKIIVILYPSGHSLILIIGNSKLKQAFVRLLRCGGG